Within Massilia litorea, the genomic segment GGCGGCGGCACCAAGCCGCTCGCCTCGAAAACGGCGCTGGTGCTCGAGCTGCGCGGCGACCTGGTCGAAGAGCACAGCGGCGGCCTGCGCGACGCCCTGCTGGCCAATGTCGGCGGCGAGGTACGCCGCACGGTCGAGCTGCGCGACCTGCTGGTCGTGCTCGATGCGGCCGCGAAGGACAAGAACATCAGCAGCGTCTACCTGCTGCTGGACGAACTCGACGGCGGCGGCCTGGCCATGCTGCACGAAGCCGGCGCCGCGATCGACCGCGTCAAGGCGGCCGGCAAGCCGGTCATCGCCTGGGGCGGCAACTTCGACCAGAAGCGCTACCTGCTTGCCTCGCACGCCAGTGAAGTCTATATGCACCCGATGGGCATGGTCCTGATCGAAGGTTTCGGCCGGCGCCGCAACTACTATCGCGACGCGCTCGACAAGCTCGGCGTGACGGTCAACCTGATGAAGGTCGGCACCTATAAAAGCTTCGCCGAGCCCTATATCGCCAACGGCCCCTCGCAGGCGGCGCTGGAAGCGGACACCTTCCTCTACGGCGCGCTGTGGAACGGCTACACGGCCACCGTCGAGAAGAACCGCAAGCTGGCGCCGGGCTCCGTGGCGCGCGGCATCGAGCAGTTGCCGCAGCTGATGGAAGCGACCGGCGGCAATGCGGCGCAGGTGGCGCTGAACCTCAAACTGGTCGACGGCATCAAGACCAAGGACGAAGTGCGCGCGCTGATGATCAAGCGCGGCGCCTACGACGAGTCGGCCAAGAGTTTCCGCCAGGTCTCCTACGGCGACTACCTCGGGCGCAATCCGCAGAAGGCCTTCGGCGACGCGGTCGGCGTGATCGTCGCCGCCGGCGAAATCACCGATGGACAAGGCGGCCCGGGCGTGGTCGGCGGCGTCTCGACCGCCAACATGATCCGCCGCGCGCGCGAGGACGATGCGATCAAGGCCGTGGTGCTGCGCGTCGATTCGCCCGGCGGCAGCGCCTACGGCTCGGAACTGATCCGGCGCGAACTGGAACTCACGCGCGCGGCCGGCAAGCCGGTCGTGGTCTCGATGGGCAACGTCGCGGCCTCCGGCGGCTACTGGATTTCGATGGCGGCCGATGAAGTCATCGCCGACCCCTCGACCGTCACCGGCTCGATCGGCGTATTCGCGATCCTGCCGACGGCCGACAAGGTCGCGGACAAGCTGGGCGTGCGCACGGGCGGCGTGACGACCACCTGGCTGGCGGACGCCTACAACCCCCTGCGCCCGCTCGACCCGCGCTTCGCCCAACTGGTCCAGTCCAGCATCAACAACGTCTACCGCGAGTTCACGACCAAGGCCGCCGCCGCACGCAAGACCACGCAGGCGAAGATCGACGAAGTGGGGCAGGGCCGGGTCTGGACCGGCACCCAGGCCAAGGAACGCGGCCTGGTCGACCGCCTGGGCAGCTATGGCGACGCGCTGCGTTCGGCCGCCAGGCGCGCGCACCTGAAGGACGACTTCCGCGTCGCCTATGTCCAGCGTCCGGGTTCCAGCCTGGAGCGCGTGCTGTCGCTGCTGGGCGTGTCCAGCGTCCAGGCCATCAAGATCGAGGTCAAGCTGGGCATGCTGCAGGGTGTGCTGCCAGCGGCGCTGCCGGCCGGCGCCGTGGCCGGGGCCGCGAAAGACCTGGGCTGGCTGTCGGAACTGGCCGACGGCAAGAAGCCGTTCGCGGCCGTGACGCACTGCCTGTGCGAGCTGCCATAGTGGCTGGAGCTTCATCCATGTAGCGGATTTGTATCGGCTGTTACAAACTGCAGGAAGGGCGCCGGGACATCCGGCGCCTTTTTTTCGTCCATCTCCTGCCTATTTCCTCCTATGGTGTAAAGCGGTGTAAAGACCGTCCCGGCAAGGCCGCCAGCCGGGTTTCCTGACGGCCGCGCTATGTACGTTACGAAACATATCCTTGCGGTGGGGCGTGCTACATTCCGAGCTGATTACTTGTGTATTCAGCAAGCCGACTATCAAGGATGAGCATGGATTCCACCGTTTCCCCGAACAAGACCCCCAGTCCCGATACGCGTGCCAGGAAGCGCAGCAAGGTCATCGGCGGCATCATCGCCGTGCTGGCCATGGCGGCGCTGGCGGCGCTGGCCTGGTACCTGACCCATCGCACGCCGCCGCAAGCCGCAGGTGGCCCCGGCGCCGCCGCGGGTGCACGTGGCGGGGCAGGAGCGGCAGCGGGCAGCGGAGGCGGTGCTCGCGGTCCTGGTGGAGGCGGGGGACGCCGCGGTGCGCCGGCCACCACGGTGGGCGTGGCGACGGCCGAACAGGTCGACATCCCGGTAACGCTCGAGGCCCTGGGCACGGTGACGCCGGCGGCGGTGGCCACGGTGCGGCCGCAGGTCTCGGGCGTGCTCCAGAAGATCAACTTCACGGAAGGCCAGGTCGTGCGCGCCGGGCAGGTGCTGGCCACGATCGACCCGCGCCAGTCGGAAATCGCGCTCCTGCAGGCCACCGGGCAGCGCCAGCGCGATGAAGCCCAGCTGGAAAATGCGCGCCTGCTGCTGTCGCGCTACCGTACCTTGCTGGAACAGGACTCGATTGCGCGCCAGGAAGTCGATACCCAGGCGGCCCTTGTAAAACAGCTGCAGGCGACGGTCAAGACCGACACCGCGGCCGAGAACCTGGCGCGGCTGAACCTGAGCTATGCCCAGGTCAAGGCGCCGATCTCCGGGCGCGTCGGCCTGCGCACGGTCGACATCGGCAACCTGGTGTCCAGCGGCGACGCCAACGGCATCGCCGTGATCACCCAGTTCTCGCCGATCGACGTCGAATTCGCGGTGCCCCAGGACCAGGTGCCGGAGCTCCAAGGCCGCATTGCCCAGAACGCCAGGCTGCCGGCGATCGCGCTCGACCGCACCCGCAGCGCCACGCTCGCCACCGGCCGCTTCGCCGCGCTCGACAACCAGGTCGACACCCAGACCGGCACCGTGCGCGCCAAGGCGCGTTTCGAGAACACCGACAACAAGCTGTTCCCTAGCCAGTTCGTCAACCTGCGCCTGCAAGTGCGCACGATCGAGGGCGCCGTCGTGGTGCCGGTCAACGCGCTGCGCCATGGGGCAAACGGCGATTTCGTGTACGTACTCAATCCGCAGGAGAAGACGGTGGCGCTGCGTAACGTGACGCGCGGGCAGGCGACGGGCGACAAGGTGCAGGTGGCGACCGGGCTGAAGGCCGGAGAGCAGGTGATCACCGAAGGTGCGGACCGCCTGAAGGACGGCGCGAAAGTGACGCTGCCGGGTGACCGGCCGCAGGGCGGGGCAGGTGGACGGCAAGGCGGACGTGCCGGCGAGGGCGCGCAGGGCGAACGTCCGCGCCGCCAGCGCGAGGGAGCAGCGCAATGAGTGCCGCCGTCGGCGGTGGGGGCCGCTCATGAGCCCCTCCGGCCCCTTCATCCGCCGCCCGGTCGCGACGGCCCTCCTGATGCTGGCCATCGTGCTGGCCGGCCTGGTCGGCTACAAATTCCTGCCGCTGTCCGCGCTGCCGCAGGTCGACTTCCCGACCATCCAGGTACAGACCCTGTACCCCGGCGCCAGTCCCGAGGTCATGGCGCGCACGGTCACCGCGCCGCTGGAGCGCCAGTTCGGCCAGATGTCGGGCCTGTCGCGCATGAGTTCGACCAGCGCCACCGGCGTCTCGATCGTGACCCTGCAGTTCGGCCTCGGCCAGACGCTCGACGTGGCCGAACAGGAAGTGCAGGCCGCGATCAATGCCGGCGGCTCGCTGCTGCCGGCCGATTTGCCGGCGCCGCCGGTCTACGCCAAGGTCAATCCGGCCGACGCGCCGGTGCTGACCCTGGCGATCACCTCCGACACGGTGCCGCTCACCGAAATCCAGAATCTGGTGAATACGCGCCTCGCCCTGAAAATCAGCCAGGTCTCGGGCGTGGGCCTGGTCTCGCTTTCGGGCGGCCAGCGTCCGGCCGTGCGCATCCAGGCCGATACCGAGGCGCTGGCGTCCTACGGCATGGGCCTCGATTCGCTGCGCACCGCGATCACGGCGGCCAACGCCAACAGCGCCAAGGGCAGCTTCGACGGCCCGACCCGCGCCTACGCGATCAATGCCAACGACCAGCTGGTGACGGTCGACGATTACAAGAACCTGATCGTCGCCTACCGCAATGGTGCTCCCGTACGCCTGGATAACGTGGCGAAGGTCGTCGACAGCGCCGAGAACGTGCGCCTCGGCGCCTGGGCCAACCTGAAGCCGGCCATCATCCTGAACGTGCAGCGCCAGCCGGGCGCGAACGTCATCGCCACCGTGGACGCCATCAAGGAGCGCCTGCCGGAACTGCAGGCCAGCCTGCCGGCCTCGCTCCGCCTGGACGTGCTGTCCGACCGCACGACCGGCATCCGCGCCTCGGTCGAACACGTGCAGATCGAGCTGCTGCTGGCCGTGGCGCTGGTGGTGCTGGTGATCTTCGCTTTTCTCCACAGCGTGCGCGCCACGGTGATCGCCAGCCTGGCCGTGCCGATCTCGCTGATCGGCACCTTCGGCGTCATGTACCTGCTCGGCTACAGCCTGAACAACCTGTCGCTGATGGCGCTGACGATCGCCACCGGCTTCGTGGTCGACGACGCCATCGTGATGATCGAGAACATCGCGCGCTATATCGAGGAGGGCGAAAAGCCGATGGCGGCGGCAATCAAAGGCGCGGCGCAGATCGGTTTCACCATCATCTCGCTGACGGTCTCGCTGATCGCCGTGCTGATTCCGCTGCTGTTCATGGGCGACGTGGTCGGGCGCCTGTTCCGCGAGTTCGCGGTGACGCTGGCGATCACGATCCTGATTTCGGCCGTGGTGTCGCTGACCCTGGTGCCGATGATGTCGGCGCGCTGGCTGCGCAGCCATGAGGAAGAAAAGCCGGGCCGCCTGGCGCAAAAGACGCAGGCCTTCTTCGACCGCGTGATCCACAAATACGACCGTGGCCTGGACTGGGTGCTGGCACGGCAGGGCCTGACCCTGATCGTCGCCCTGGCCACGCTGGCACTGACGGCCCTGCTGTGGGTCGTGATCCCGAAAGGCCTGTTCCCGACCCAGGACACGGGCCAGCTGCAGGCGCGCGTGGAAGCGCGCCAGGCGATCTCCTACGCGCGCATGGCCGAGATGCAGCAGGCGGCGGCCAAGGCCATCCTGGACGATCCGGCCGTGGAATCGCTGGCCTCGAACGTGGGCGTGGACGCCGCCAACAACACGATGCTCCACGCCGGCACCATGCTGATCAATCTGAAACGCGACCGCGACGGCGACCCGGACGAGATCATGACCCGCCTGAAGCGGCGTGTCGCGAACGTCGCCGGCCTGACCCTGTATCTGCAGCCGACCCAGGACCTGACCATCGACGCCGAAAGCGGCCCGACCCAGTACCGCGTGTCGCTGGAAGGCGCCGACAATGCCACCGTCACGCAATGGGCGCGCAAGCTCGTCGATCGCATGGCCCGGCAGGAGCAGCTGCGCAACGTCACCACCGACGCCGGTGCGATGGGTGCGGCCGCCGTCGTCCACATCGACCGCGACACGGCCTCGCGCCTCGGCATCACGGCGTCCAGCATCGACGACGCCCTCTACAGCGCCTTCGGGCAGCGCATCGTCTCGACCATTTTTACCGAGACCAACCAGTACCGCGTGATCCTGGAAGCGCAACAGGACGAGGCAATGTCGCTGGCCGCCCTCGGCCGCCTGCAGCTGCGCACCAGTTCCGGCGAGCCGACCCCGCTGTCGGCGGTGGCGACGATCCGCGAAGAGCAGGCCCCGCTGCAGGTCACCCACGTGGCGCAATACCCGGCCACGACCATCGGCTTCGACACCAGCACCGGGACTTCGCTCGGCCAGGCCGTCGATTCGATCCGCGCCGCAGCCGCCGACATCAAGATGCCGGCCTCGGTGACGCTGACCTTCCTCGGCGCTTCCGGTGCGTACGAGAACTCGCTGTCGAACCAGCTGTGGCTGATCCTGGCCGCCGTGGTCTGCGTCTACATCGTGCTGGGCGTGCTGTACGAGAGCTATATCCACCCGCTGACCATCCTCTCGACCCTGCCTTCGGCGGGTGTGGGCGCCTTGCTGGCGCTGTGGGTTACGGGGCAGGGCCTGGGCGTGATCGGCATCATCGGCATCATCCTCCTGATCGGCATCGTCAAGAAGAACGCGATCATGATGATCGACTTCGCGATCGAGGCCGAGCGCGACCAGGGAAAATCCCCGCTCGACGCCATCCGCCAGGCGGCATTGCTGCGCTTCCGCCCGATCCTGATGACGACCCTCGCCGCCCTGTTCGCCGCAGTCCCGCTGATGTTCGGCTGGGGCGAGGGCGCCGAACTGCGGCGTCCCCTGGGTCTCGCCATCTTCGGCGGCCTGATCCTCAGCCAGCTGCTCACGCTGTTCACCACGCCCGTGATCTATCTCGCTTTCGATCGTCTTTCGCGCCGCTGGAGCGGCAAGGCGCCTGCCAGGCCACGTGAGGTCGGCGCATGAACCTGTCGAAGCCCTTCGTCCAGCGCCCGATCGCGACCGTCCTGCTGACGATCGGGCTGGCGCTGGCGGGCATTGCCGCCTTCTTCGTGCTGCCGGTCTCGCCGCTGCCCCAGGTCGACTACCCGACGATTTCGGTCTCGGCCTCGCTGCCCGGCGCCAGCCCGGAGACCATGGCCAGCAGCGTGGCGACGCCGCTCGAGCGCAGGCTGGGCACGATCGCCGGCGTCAACGAGATGACCTCGAACTCGGGCAGCGGCTCGACCCGCGTCAGCCTGCAGTTCGACCTGAACCGCAAGATCGATTCGGCTGCGCGCGAAGTGCAGGCTGCAATCAATGCCGCACGCGCCGACCTGCCGTCCACCCTGCGCAGCAACCCGACCTACCGCAAGGCCAATCCGTCGGACCAGCCGGTGATCATCCTGGCGCTGACCTCGAAATCGCGCACCCCTGGCCAGATCTACGACGCGGTCTCGAACATCGTCCAGCAGCGCCTGGCCCAGGTGCCGGGCGTGGGCGAAGTCGAGATCGGCGGCGGCTCGCTGCCTGCCGTGCGCGTCGAACTCAATCCCTATTCGCTGAATCGCTACGGCGTCTCGGCCGAGGATGTGCGCGCCGCCATCCAGTCGAGCAATCCGAACCGGCCGAAAGGGGCGCTGGAGGGCAACGGCAACCGCCTGCAGATCTATTCGCAGGCGGACACGCCGACCAACGGCCGCGGCGCCGCCGACTACCGGGGGCTCGTCGTCGCCTGGCGCGACGGCGCCGCGATCCGCCTGCAGGACGTGGCCGACGTCATCGACGGTCCGGAAAACATCAACACCCTCGGCCTGTTCAACGGCGAGCCGGCAGTCATCGTGCTGATCACGCGCCAGCCGGCGGCGAACGTCATCGAAACGGTGGACGGCGTGCGCGCGCTGCTGCCTTCGCTGCAGGCCCAATTGCCGGGCGACGTGACCCTGCAGGTGGCCTCGGACCGCACCAATTCGATCCGCTCCTCGCTGCACGAGATCGAATTCACGCTGATGGTCTCGATCCTGCTGGTGGTGCTGGTGGTGAGCGTGTTCCTGCGCAGCGCCCGCGCCACCGTCATCCCGGCAGTCGCCACGGTGGTCTCGCTGCTGGGGACCTTCGGCGTCATGTACATGCTGGGCTTCAGCCTGAACAACCTGTCGCTGATGGCGCTCACGGTCGCCACCGGCTTCGTCGTCGACGATGCCATCGTGGTGCTGGAAAACACGGCGCGCCATATCGAATCCGGGATGGACCGCATGCAGGCGGCGCTGGTCGGCGCGCGCGAAGTGGGATTTACCGTCCTCTCGATCAGCCTCTCGCTGGTGGCGGTCTTCATTCCGCTGCTGTTCATGGGCGGACAGGTCGGACGCCTGTTCCGCGAATTCGCGGTGACGCTGTCCGCAGCCGTCATGATCTCGCTCGTCATTTCGCTGACCACCACGCCGATGATGTGCGCCTGGCTGCTGAAGAAAGGGCATACCATCGAGCGTCCGCCGGGCCGCCTGGCGCGCTGGGCGGAAGGCGGCTTCGACTGGATCCATCGCGTCTACGAGCGCTCGCTCGACTGGGCGCTGGGCAGCATGGCGCTGGTGATGATCATTCTCGTGTTCGTGATCGGCCTGAACGTCTACCTGTTCGCGGCGGCCCCCAAAGGCTTCTTCCCGCAGCAGGACACGGGCCAGATCAGCGGCGGCATCCGCGCCGACCAGAGCATCTCCTTCCAGGCGATGCAGGGCAAGATGCGCCAGCTGGTCAACATCATCAAGCGCGACCCGGCGGTCAACACCGTCGTCGGCTTCACCGGCGGCGGCCGGGCAGGGGGCGGCTTCATGTTCATCGACCTCAAGCCCGCGTCCGAGCGCACCGACAAGGGCCAGGCCGTGATCGCGCGCCTGCGCCCGAAACTCGCGCGCGTGACCGGCGTCTCGCTGTTCCTGAACCCCGTGCAGGACCTGCGCATGGGCGGACGCTCGAGCAACTCGACCTATCAATACACGCTGAAAAGCGACAACGCCGGCGACCTGAAAAACTGGGCCGGCAAGCTGGCCGACGCCATGAAGCGCCAGCCGCAGCTGGTCGACGTCGACACCGACCAGGCCGAGAACGGCGTCGAGATGTTCGTCTCGATCGACAAGGCGACCGCCTCGCGCCTCGGCATCAGCACGCGCGACGTCGACAATGCGCTGTACAACAACTTCGGCCAGCGCCAGGTCGCGAACATCTACGATGAGCTGAACCAGTACCACGTGATCATGGGCGTGGCGCAGAAGTATGCGCAGACGCCGGAGGCGCTGAAGGATGTGTACGTGCCGGCGAATCCGACCGCCACCGCAGCTGCCACCGCGAATACCACCCCGGCGCCGGCATCGAGCCTCACGGCCACGCGCGACGCCTCGGGCGGTTCGGCCCTGTCCCGCAGCGCCACGACGATGGTGCCCTTGTCCGCCATCGCCAGCTTCGCCGAGAGCGCCACGCCTACCTCCGTCAACCACCAGGACGGCGAACTGGCGACGACCGTGTCGTTCAACCTGGCCGAGGGCGCCAACCTGGAAGACGGCAAGGCCGCCGTCAAGCAGGCGGAAGCCGACATCGCCATGCCCTCCAACGTGCGCGGCAGCTTCCAGGGGACAGCGCGCGCGGCCGAGGAATCGAACAAGGAGCAGCCGATGCTGATCCTGGCGGCGATCGTCGTCATCTACATCGTGCTCGGCATCCTGTACGAAAGCCTGATCCACCCGATCACGGTGCTCTCGACGCTGCCCTCGGCCGGCGTGGGCGCCGTGCTGGCGCTCCTGATGTTCAACATGGAGTTCACGATCATCGCCCTGATCGGCGTATTCCTCCTGATCGGCATCGTCAAGAAGAATGCGATCCTGATCATCGACTTCGCGCTCGACCTCGAACGTTCGAAGGGCGTCTCGGCCCTTGAAGCCGTGCGCGAAGCCTGCCTGCTGCGCTTCCGTCCGATCCTGATGACGACCCTGGCTGCGGCGCTGGGCGCGCTGCCGCTGGCGATCGGCTTCGGCGAAGGCTCCGAATTGCGCCAGCCGCTGGGCATCGCCATCATCGGCGGCCTGGTCGCGAGCCAGTTGTTGACGCTGCTGACCACGCCGGTGGTCTACGTCCTGCTCGACAAGCTGCGCCGTCCGACGACGGGCGAGCGCGAACTGGCGCGCCATCCGGTCGAAGACGAAGCCCTGCCTTCCATTTCACGATGAGACCCTGTATGCAGAAATCCAAGCCGTTCCGATTGACCGCGTTTTCCATGGCCCTTGCCCTCGGCCTTGCCGGCTGCGCCGTCGGCCCCGCCTACCAGCGCCCGGCCACGCCCGAACCCGTGGCGTTCAAGGAGCTCGAGGGCTGGGTGCCGGCCGCGCCTGCCGACGCGCTCGAGCGCGGACCGTGGTGGCAGCTGTTCGGCGATCCCACCCTCGATGCGCTCGTCGCCGGCGTCGAGGTCTCGAACCAGAACGTGGCCGCCGCCGTTGCCAACTACGCGGCCGCGCGCGCGGCGGTGCAGCAGGAGCGCGCCGCCCTGTTCCCGTCGCTCTCGCTGACCCTGGGCGCCGACCGTTCCGGCGTACGCGGGCAGGGCGCGGACAACCGCTATCGCCTGAACCTGGGCGGCAGCTGGGAGCCGGATGTCTGGGGCCGCCTGCGCGCAGGCGTCACCAGCGCCCAGGCGGGCGCCGAGGCCAGCGCGGCCGATCTCGCCAGCGCGCGCCTCTCGGCGCAGGGAGAGCTGGTTTCGAACTATTTCACGATCCGCGCCCTCGACGCCCAGCGCGCCCTGCTTGAACGCACGATCGCCGGCTACGAGCGCGAGCTGCAGATCACGACCAATCGCTTCAACGCCGGCATCGCCGCCCGTACCGACGTGCTGCAGGCCCAGACCCAGCTCGCCACTGCGAAGAGCGACGAACTCTCGCTGCGGCGCCAGCGTGCCCAGTTCGAGCACGCGATCGCAATCCTGGTCGGCAAGGCGCCGAGCGAATTCGCGCTGGCGCCGCTCCCCGACTGGCGCGTGACGGTGCCGGACGTGCCGGTCGGCGTGCCGGCCACGCTGCTGCAGCGCCGTCCCGACATCGCCGCCGCCGAACGCGAGGTCGCCGCCGCGAACGCGGAGATCGGCGTCGCACGCGCTGCATACTTCCCGAACATCGGTTTATCGGGCTCGCTCGGCACGAGCGGCAGCCGCGTGGGCGACCTGTTCAAGCTCTCGAACGCGGCCTGGTCCTTCGGCCTGTCTGCGGCGCAGGCTATCTTCAACGCCGGCGCCACGCGCGCCGCCGTCGCCGGCGCCGAGGCGCGTCACCAGGCGGCCGTCGCGCGCTACCGGCAGACGGTGTTGACGGCCTTCGGCGACGTCGAAGACCAGCTCACGGCAACCCGCGTGCTGGCCCAGCAGCAGGACCTGCGGCGCCAGGCCTCGGAGGCCGCCGACCTGGTCGAGCAGCAGATCATGAACCGCTATCGGGCGGGGCAGGTGGGCTATACGGAGGTGGTGCAGGCCCAGGTCACGGCCCTGAACGCGCGCCGCTCGCTGGTGCAGGTGCAGAGCGACCGCCAGACGGTGGCGGTGGCCCTGATCCAGTCGCTCGGCGGCGGCTGGCATGCGGGCAGCCAGCCTTGAAATACACGGCCTGGGCCCAAGCTGGGGTTATCGATCACTCAAGCAGGGACTGCCATGTTCTTCTTCCGCCATCCGAAGCCTGTCGTCGACGGGCGCGCGGTCGCCGTCCAGGTCGTGCAGCAGAAGGCCGGGCAGCCCGTCGCGGCTACGGTACTGAGCGCGAGGATGCCGCCGGCGCCGGCGCCTCCTGCGGCTCCTCCGCCCGCCGCGCCCATTTTTGCGCCAGCACCGCGCACACCATCAGCTGGATCTGGTGAAACAGCATCAGCGGCAGGATGATCATCCCCAGCGCCGACGGCGCGAACAGCACCTTGGCCATCGGCACGCCGCTGGCCAGGCTTTTCTTCGAGCCGCAGAACACGATCGTGATCTCGTCTTCTTTCGAAAAGCCGAGCCGGCGGCTGGTCCAGACGGACAGGCCGAGGGCAATCGCCAGCATCACACAGGACAGCACGCTCAGCACGACCAGCGCCGTGCCCGAGATGTGCTGCCACAAGCCCTCGTTGACCGACTCGCTGAAGGCCATGTAGACCACCAGCAGGATCGAGCCCTGGTCGACATAGCGCAGCACGGGTTTATGGCGGTCGATGAAGGCGCCGATCCAGGGGCGCAGCAGCTGGCCGGCCAGGAAGGGCAGCAGCAGCTGTTCGACGATTTTCCAGATTTGCGCCAGGCCCGAGCCCCCGGCGCTTTGCGCACCCTGCAGCACCAGGGTCCCGACCAGCAGCGGCGTGAGGAAGATGCCGAGGAAGTTCGAAGCCGTGGCGCTGCAGACGGCCGCCGCGACGTTCCCGCGCGCCAGCGCCGTGAAGGCGATCGAGGACTGCACGGTGGAGGGCAGCACGCACAGGAACAGGATCCCCATCGTCAGCTCCGGCGTGAGCAGCTTCAACGCCAGCGGTTCGATGGCCAGTCCCATCAGCGGGAACATGACGAAGGTCGCGGACAGCACCAGCAGGTGCAGGCGCCAGTGGGTCAGGCCTGCCACCAGCGCTTCGCGCGAGAGCTTGGCGCCGTGCAGGAAGAACAGCAGGCCGATTGCCAGCGTGGTGACGTCGCCGAGGACGAGGGCGGCCTGGCCGGTGGCCGGCAGCAGGCTCGCCAGCAGGACCATGACCATCAGGCCGATGGTGAAGGCGTCGAGCGCGAGGCGGCGCATGAGGGTGGAGACAGAAGTGGCAAGGCTTCGCATGGGATCTCGGGCGGGAACGTCGGTGAATGGGCCATTCTAGCCTCAAGCATGGCCCCGTGCTGCGGCGCGCGCAGAACGCATGGTCTGACGCCAAAAAATCGTTTTCCCGCTCTTCTCAACCGGGCTATACTCCCCGCTTGAATTTTTCTCATCCGGGGTACAACTTGTTCAAATCGATCGTTCTTCCCGCGACTTTCCCTGTCCTTCTGCTGGGCGTTGCGGGCCACGCCATGGCCGACGAAGGCCAGTGGCAGCCGCACCAGCTGCCGCAGCTGAAATCCGAACTGAAACGCATCGGCATCACGATGCCGGCCGAGAAACTGGCCGACCTGTCGAAGCATCCGATGAGCGCGATCGTGTCGCTGGGCGGCTGCTCGGCCTCCTTCGTCTCGCCCGACGGCCTGGTGGTCACCAACCACCACTGCGGCTATGGTGCGATCCAGCGCAATTCGACCCCGGAAAAGAACTACATCGTCGACGGCTTCCTGGCGAAAACCCGCGCCGAGGAACTGCCGGGCGGTCCGAACACCCTGGTCTACGTTACCGAGAAGGTCGAGAACGTGACCGATCGCGTGCTGAAGGACCTGGGCGCGAACCTGACCGGCCGCCAGCGCAACGAGGCGATTTCCTCGCGTGTGAAAGCCCTGATCGCCGAGTGCGAGAGCGACAAGGCCTACCGCTGCTCGGTGCCGGCCTTCCACCGCGGCCTCGAGTACTACCGCATCAAGCAGCTGATGATCCGCGACGTGCGCCTGGTGTACGCACCGTCGGACAAGATCGGCAACTTCGGCGGCGACATCGACAATTATGAATGGCCGCGCCAGACCGGCGACTATTCCTTCCTGCGCGCCTATGTCGGCCCGGACGGCCGCCCGGCCGATCCGTCGCCGAACAACGTCCCGTACAAGTCGAAGGATTATCTGGTCGTCTCCGCCGAAGGCCTGAAGAACGGCGATCCGATCCTGCTGGCCGGCTACCCGGGCCGCACCAGCCGCTACAAGCTGCCGTCCGAGATCCGCTTCGCGCGCGACACCGACTTCCCGGCCAAAGCGGCCACCATTACCGCCGACCTGGCCGTGATCGCCGAGGCCACCAAGGGCAATCCTGCCTGGGACGTGCGCTACGCCAGC encodes:
- a CDS encoding efflux RND transporter permease subunit, encoding MNLSKPFVQRPIATVLLTIGLALAGIAAFFVLPVSPLPQVDYPTISVSASLPGASPETMASSVATPLERRLGTIAGVNEMTSNSGSGSTRVSLQFDLNRKIDSAAREVQAAINAARADLPSTLRSNPTYRKANPSDQPVIILALTSKSRTPGQIYDAVSNIVQQRLAQVPGVGEVEIGGGSLPAVRVELNPYSLNRYGVSAEDVRAAIQSSNPNRPKGALEGNGNRLQIYSQADTPTNGRGAADYRGLVVAWRDGAAIRLQDVADVIDGPENINTLGLFNGEPAVIVLITRQPAANVIETVDGVRALLPSLQAQLPGDVTLQVASDRTNSIRSSLHEIEFTLMVSILLVVLVVSVFLRSARATVIPAVATVVSLLGTFGVMYMLGFSLNNLSLMALTVATGFVVDDAIVVLENTARHIESGMDRMQAALVGAREVGFTVLSISLSLVAVFIPLLFMGGQVGRLFREFAVTLSAAVMISLVISLTTTPMMCAWLLKKGHTIERPPGRLARWAEGGFDWIHRVYERSLDWALGSMALVMIILVFVIGLNVYLFAAAPKGFFPQQDTGQISGGIRADQSISFQAMQGKMRQLVNIIKRDPAVNTVVGFTGGGRAGGGFMFIDLKPASERTDKGQAVIARLRPKLARVTGVSLFLNPVQDLRMGGRSSNSTYQYTLKSDNAGDLKNWAGKLADAMKRQPQLVDVDTDQAENGVEMFVSIDKATASRLGISTRDVDNALYNNFGQRQVANIYDELNQYHVIMGVAQKYAQTPEALKDVYVPANPTATAAATANTTPAPASSLTATRDASGGSALSRSATTMVPLSAIASFAESATPTSVNHQDGELATTVSFNLAEGANLEDGKAAVKQAEADIAMPSNVRGSFQGTARAAEESNKEQPMLILAAIVVIYIVLGILYESLIHPITVLSTLPSAGVGAVLALLMFNMEFTIIALIGVFLLIGIVKKNAILIIDFALDLERSKGVSALEAVREACLLRFRPILMTTLAAALGALPLAIGFGEGSELRQPLGIAIIGGLVASQLLTLLTTPVVYVLLDKLRRPTTGERELARHPVEDEALPSISR
- a CDS encoding efflux transporter outer membrane subunit — protein: MQKSKPFRLTAFSMALALGLAGCAVGPAYQRPATPEPVAFKELEGWVPAAPADALERGPWWQLFGDPTLDALVAGVEVSNQNVAAAVANYAAARAAVQQERAALFPSLSLTLGADRSGVRGQGADNRYRLNLGGSWEPDVWGRLRAGVTSAQAGAEASAADLASARLSAQGELVSNYFTIRALDAQRALLERTIAGYERELQITTNRFNAGIAARTDVLQAQTQLATAKSDELSLRRQRAQFEHAIAILVGKAPSEFALAPLPDWRVTVPDVPVGVPATLLQRRPDIAAAEREVAAANAEIGVARAAYFPNIGLSGSLGTSGSRVGDLFKLSNAAWSFGLSAAQAIFNAGATRAAVAGAEARHQAAVARYRQTVLTAFGDVEDQLTATRVLAQQQDLRRQASEAADLVEQQIMNRYRAGQVGYTEVVQAQVTALNARRSLVQVQSDRQTVAVALIQSLGGGWHAGSQP
- a CDS encoding bile acid:sodium symporter family protein; translation: MRSLATSVSTLMRRLALDAFTIGLMVMVLLASLLPATGQAALVLGDVTTLAIGLLFFLHGAKLSREALVAGLTHWRLHLLVLSATFVMFPLMGLAIEPLALKLLTPELTMGILFLCVLPSTVQSSIAFTALARGNVAAAVCSATASNFLGIFLTPLLVGTLVLQGAQSAGGSGLAQIWKIVEQLLLPFLAGQLLRPWIGAFIDRHKPVLRYVDQGSILLVVYMAFSESVNEGLWQHISGTALVVLSVLSCVMLAIALGLSVWTSRRLGFSKEDEITIVFCGSKKSLASGVPMAKVLFAPSALGMIILPLMLFHQIQLMVCAVLAQKWARRAEEPQEAPAPAASSRSVP